From the Vespa velutina chromosome 16, iVesVel2.1, whole genome shotgun sequence genome, one window contains:
- the LOC124954737 gene encoding uncharacterized protein LOC124954737 isoform X2 → MGKLGKDIALLNRNNKKKIGDYKKQEIKPKRKKRKKDLEKLHRNALEASKDSLIGIYRNGAKGKEVRKGKLTSNKFYKARVQGEIAKFLDQDSSEKSEDVLELSPNTVRVNCNKKERLFERIVSSDEEIHCQKRISKDLPDPILKVKENLKHMHADAMRQHFSRPDVNINDYFNDLKNENTFKSSINGNDNKNVLNIQSESYISSDHSESLTADIVEDSHFEISPKFHREVDNKTQLNNILFSVPKKVSKDVKKMNVDRSSKFHLPSELFDRPISTITSSTDDENKKEINCQRCAIRNLNNVKRNVKFEDDDEFLIKNNQKYQIYQHRESNDRKDIPEYKEDNNCPFIRKSPKANIPVGNYCIERQKFIEDFVKDRRRRHRIRESNNIHEGDICTNLNDRTMVWKATKNLKHVPAILRRSVCDPTNITDLTHLLNGKCSDAYFKEPSKRNLDSNLNICSSLSSNDNSIIKTQFVKSNKCLENRRHTMPLKEQSSSTDQTVDFCIPIEMNIKKNKNKVNLNKDPKKSRKTHKSVTFSKGILLNGDASMQSHYSQDHDKTQPTGVHRTTDINHSKHCQILRQEIQNDNQSLLLKSTKPDRIYQPEVTFINPSQCDKYITTQNCQDNNESKPIYFQIINQSMKSSTEQKLFNQDLITKSNNLTAYEQTLSGQSMIQQSDVPITSQNVQFMFRENDPHIYAFSELQNLKLLTLNDSQNTYVSSLNSVHEQKRANECAIISNTDQPTKYLAIEKDLNTQRIPIYFHNNDKSINQQYMPCKVITAVEKQNNDKLFFHEPTSQVILLQGNHINDRNRQFVD, encoded by the exons atgggAAAGTTAGGAAAGGATATCGCATTgttaaatcgtaataataaaaaaaaaattggtgattacaagaaacaagagataaagcctaagagaaagaaacgcaAGAAGGATCTTGAAAAATTGCATCGAAATGCTTTGGAAGCGTCAAAAGATTCG TTAATCGGGATTTACAGAAACGGAGCAAAGGGcaaagaagtaagaaaag GAAAATTaacttcgaataaattttataaagcaCGAGTACAAGGAGAGATAGCGAAATTTTTAGATCAAGACTCATCAGAAAAATCCGAAGATGTACTCGA actTTCACCTAATACCGTACGAgtcaattgtaataaaaaagagagactaTTCGAAAGGATTGTCTCGTCGGACGAAGAAATACATTgtcaaaaaagaatttcaaagg ATTTGCCag ATCCAATTctaaaagttaaagaaaatcttaaaCATATGCACGCGGACGCTATGAGACAACATTTTTCACGACCGGatgttaatattaacgattatttcaatgatttaaaaaatgaaaatacatttaaatccTCAATAAAcggaaacgataataaaaatgtattaaatatacaatcaGAATCTTATATATCTTCCGATCATTCGGAATCATTAACGGCCGACATTGTTGAAGATTCGCATTTCGAAATTTCGCCAAAATTTCATCGTGAAGTCGATAATAAAACGCaactaaataatattctattttctgTACCGAAGAAAGTGTCTAAAGACGTTAAGAAGATGAACGTTGATCGTTCATCTAAATTCCATTTACCATCTGAACTGTTTGATCGACCTATTTCTACGATCACTTCTTCGAcggacgatgaaaataaaaaagaaattaattgtcaAAGATGCGCGATACGTAATCTAAACAATGTCAAACGTAATGTAAAGtttgaagatgatgatgaatttctaattaaaaataatcaaaaatatcaaatatatcaaCATAGAGAAAGTAACGATAGAAAAGATATACCAGAgtataaagaagataataattgtcCATTTATCAGGAAATCTCCTAAAGCAAATATACCGGTAGGTAATTATTGTATAGAGAgacaaaaattcattgaagATTTTGTAAAAGATCGTAGAAGAAGACATAGGATACGGGAATCTAACAATATACATGAGGGAGATATATGTACGAATCTAAATGATCGTACGATGGTATGGAAAGCCACTAAAAATTTGAAACACGTACCAGCAATTCTTCGAAGATCCGTTTGTGATCCGACAAATATAACCGACCTTACTCATCTTTTGAATGGTAAATGTAGCGACGCATATTTTAAAGAACCATCAAAAAGAAATCTCGACTCTAATCTCAATATTTGTTCATCGTTATCTTCGAAcgataattcaataattaaaactcaatttgttaaatcaaataaatgtcTTGAAAATCGACGTCATACAATGCCATTAAAGGAACAATCTTCATCTACGGATCAGACAGTAGACTTTTGTATACCCattgaaatgaatattaaaaaaaataagaacaaagtGAACCTAAATAAAGATCCGAAAAAATCTCGCAAAACACATAAATCCGTGACATTTTCAAAAGGTATATTACTTAATGGCGATGCATCAATGCAATCGCATTATTCTCAAGATCACGATAAAACGCAACCTACGGGTGTTCATCGAACAACGGACATCAATCATTCTAAACATTGTCAAATTTTAAGACAGGAAATACAGAATGATAATCAATCTTTATTACTGAAGTCGACGAAACCTGATCGGATATATCAACCCGAAGTGACATTTATAAATCCGTCACAATGCGACAAATATATTACGACACAAAATTGTCAAGATAACAATGAGAGTAAAcccatttattttcaaattataaatcaatcgaTGAAATCTTCTActgaacaaaaattatttaatcaagatttaataacaaaatctaATAATTTGACCGCGTATGAACAAACGCTATCTGGTCAATCTATGATACAGCAATCTGATGTTCCTATTACGTCGCAAAATGTACAATTTATGTTCCGTGAAAATGAtccacatatatatgcatttagtGAGCTACAGAatcttaaattattaacattgaaCGACTCACAAAACACATATGTCAGTTCCTTAAATTCTGTACACGAACAAAAACGAGCTAATGAGTGCGCAATAATTTCAAACACTGACCAACCAACGAAATATTTGGCCATTGAAAAAGATCTAAACACACAGAGAATccctatttattttcataataacgataaatctaTTAATCAACAATATATGCCTTGCAAAGTAATTACGGCTGTAGAGAagcaaaataatgataaactcTTCTTTCACGAGCCTACCTCGCAAGTTATACTTTTACAAGGAAATCATATAAATGATAGAAATCGTCAATTcgttgattaa
- the LOC124954737 gene encoding uncharacterized protein LOC124954737 isoform X1 translates to MGKLGKDIALLNRNNKKKIGDYKKQEIKPKRKKRKKDLEKLHRNALEASKDSLIGIYRNGAKGKEVRKGKLTSNKFYKARVQGEIAKFLDQDSSEKSEDVLELSPNTVRVNCNKKERLFERIVSSDEEIHCQKRISKGQLIENSRKFSWSAMYRYEELCAIICSENFDDQNTTILPDLPDPILKVKENLKHMHADAMRQHFSRPDVNINDYFNDLKNENTFKSSINGNDNKNVLNIQSESYISSDHSESLTADIVEDSHFEISPKFHREVDNKTQLNNILFSVPKKVSKDVKKMNVDRSSKFHLPSELFDRPISTITSSTDDENKKEINCQRCAIRNLNNVKRNVKFEDDDEFLIKNNQKYQIYQHRESNDRKDIPEYKEDNNCPFIRKSPKANIPVGNYCIERQKFIEDFVKDRRRRHRIRESNNIHEGDICTNLNDRTMVWKATKNLKHVPAILRRSVCDPTNITDLTHLLNGKCSDAYFKEPSKRNLDSNLNICSSLSSNDNSIIKTQFVKSNKCLENRRHTMPLKEQSSSTDQTVDFCIPIEMNIKKNKNKVNLNKDPKKSRKTHKSVTFSKGILLNGDASMQSHYSQDHDKTQPTGVHRTTDINHSKHCQILRQEIQNDNQSLLLKSTKPDRIYQPEVTFINPSQCDKYITTQNCQDNNESKPIYFQIINQSMKSSTEQKLFNQDLITKSNNLTAYEQTLSGQSMIQQSDVPITSQNVQFMFRENDPHIYAFSELQNLKLLTLNDSQNTYVSSLNSVHEQKRANECAIISNTDQPTKYLAIEKDLNTQRIPIYFHNNDKSINQQYMPCKVITAVEKQNNDKLFFHEPTSQVILLQGNHINDRNRQFVD, encoded by the exons atgggAAAGTTAGGAAAGGATATCGCATTgttaaatcgtaataataaaaaaaaaattggtgattacaagaaacaagagataaagcctaagagaaagaaacgcaAGAAGGATCTTGAAAAATTGCATCGAAATGCTTTGGAAGCGTCAAAAGATTCG TTAATCGGGATTTACAGAAACGGAGCAAAGGGcaaagaagtaagaaaag GAAAATTaacttcgaataaattttataaagcaCGAGTACAAGGAGAGATAGCGAAATTTTTAGATCAAGACTCATCAGAAAAATCCGAAGATGTACTCGA actTTCACCTAATACCGTACGAgtcaattgtaataaaaaagagagactaTTCGAAAGGATTGTCTCGTCGGACGAAGAAATACATTgtcaaaaaagaatttcaaaggGTCAGTTGATAGAAAATTCGAGAAAGTTTTCATGGTCCGCGATGTATCGTTACGAAGAATTATGTGCGATTATTTGTTCGGAAAATTTTGACGATCAGAATACAACGATTCTTCCAGATTTGCCag ATCCAATTctaaaagttaaagaaaatcttaaaCATATGCACGCGGACGCTATGAGACAACATTTTTCACGACCGGatgttaatattaacgattatttcaatgatttaaaaaatgaaaatacatttaaatccTCAATAAAcggaaacgataataaaaatgtattaaatatacaatcaGAATCTTATATATCTTCCGATCATTCGGAATCATTAACGGCCGACATTGTTGAAGATTCGCATTTCGAAATTTCGCCAAAATTTCATCGTGAAGTCGATAATAAAACGCaactaaataatattctattttctgTACCGAAGAAAGTGTCTAAAGACGTTAAGAAGATGAACGTTGATCGTTCATCTAAATTCCATTTACCATCTGAACTGTTTGATCGACCTATTTCTACGATCACTTCTTCGAcggacgatgaaaataaaaaagaaattaattgtcaAAGATGCGCGATACGTAATCTAAACAATGTCAAACGTAATGTAAAGtttgaagatgatgatgaatttctaattaaaaataatcaaaaatatcaaatatatcaaCATAGAGAAAGTAACGATAGAAAAGATATACCAGAgtataaagaagataataattgtcCATTTATCAGGAAATCTCCTAAAGCAAATATACCGGTAGGTAATTATTGTATAGAGAgacaaaaattcattgaagATTTTGTAAAAGATCGTAGAAGAAGACATAGGATACGGGAATCTAACAATATACATGAGGGAGATATATGTACGAATCTAAATGATCGTACGATGGTATGGAAAGCCACTAAAAATTTGAAACACGTACCAGCAATTCTTCGAAGATCCGTTTGTGATCCGACAAATATAACCGACCTTACTCATCTTTTGAATGGTAAATGTAGCGACGCATATTTTAAAGAACCATCAAAAAGAAATCTCGACTCTAATCTCAATATTTGTTCATCGTTATCTTCGAAcgataattcaataattaaaactcaatttgttaaatcaaataaatgtcTTGAAAATCGACGTCATACAATGCCATTAAAGGAACAATCTTCATCTACGGATCAGACAGTAGACTTTTGTATACCCattgaaatgaatattaaaaaaaataagaacaaagtGAACCTAAATAAAGATCCGAAAAAATCTCGCAAAACACATAAATCCGTGACATTTTCAAAAGGTATATTACTTAATGGCGATGCATCAATGCAATCGCATTATTCTCAAGATCACGATAAAACGCAACCTACGGGTGTTCATCGAACAACGGACATCAATCATTCTAAACATTGTCAAATTTTAAGACAGGAAATACAGAATGATAATCAATCTTTATTACTGAAGTCGACGAAACCTGATCGGATATATCAACCCGAAGTGACATTTATAAATCCGTCACAATGCGACAAATATATTACGACACAAAATTGTCAAGATAACAATGAGAGTAAAcccatttattttcaaattataaatcaatcgaTGAAATCTTCTActgaacaaaaattatttaatcaagatttaataacaaaatctaATAATTTGACCGCGTATGAACAAACGCTATCTGGTCAATCTATGATACAGCAATCTGATGTTCCTATTACGTCGCAAAATGTACAATTTATGTTCCGTGAAAATGAtccacatatatatgcatttagtGAGCTACAGAatcttaaattattaacattgaaCGACTCACAAAACACATATGTCAGTTCCTTAAATTCTGTACACGAACAAAAACGAGCTAATGAGTGCGCAATAATTTCAAACACTGACCAACCAACGAAATATTTGGCCATTGAAAAAGATCTAAACACACAGAGAATccctatttattttcataataacgataaatctaTTAATCAACAATATATGCCTTGCAAAGTAATTACGGCTGTAGAGAagcaaaataatgataaactcTTCTTTCACGAGCCTACCTCGCAAGTTATACTTTTACAAGGAAATCATATAAATGATAGAAATCGTCAATTcgttgattaa